Proteins encoded together in one Laspinema palackyanum D2c window:
- the petB gene encoding cytochrome b6: MFSKDVTNSKTYQWFEERLEIQALAEDITSKYVPPHVNIFYCLGGITLVCFLIQFATGFAMTFYYRPTVTEAFSSIQYLMTEVNFGWLIRSVHRWSASMMVLMMILHVFRVYLTGGFKKPRELTWVTGVILATITVSFGVTGYSLPWDQVGYWAVKIVSGVPEAIPVVGSTIVELLRGGTSVGQGTLTRYYSLHTFVLPWLIAVFMLLHFLMIRKQGISGPL, encoded by the coding sequence ATGTTTTCCAAAGACGTAACGAACTCCAAAACATACCAGTGGTTTGAAGAGCGCCTCGAAATTCAGGCGCTTGCTGAGGACATCACCAGCAAGTACGTCCCTCCCCATGTCAATATCTTCTACTGCTTGGGCGGGATTACCCTAGTCTGCTTCCTCATCCAATTTGCCACTGGGTTCGCGATGACCTTCTATTATCGCCCCACCGTTACCGAAGCCTTTTCCTCCATCCAGTACCTGATGACTGAGGTCAACTTCGGCTGGCTCATCCGTTCCGTCCATCGCTGGTCCGCCAGTATGATGGTCCTGATGATGATTCTGCACGTGTTCCGAGTTTACCTAACCGGCGGTTTCAAAAAACCTCGGGAACTCACCTGGGTCACCGGCGTGATCTTAGCAACGATTACCGTCTCCTTTGGCGTAACCGGCTATTCTCTCCCTTGGGATCAAGTGGGTTACTGGGCCGTTAAGATCGTCTCTGGGGTTCCCGAAGCCATCCCTGTAGTCGGTTCTACCATTGTTGAACTGCTTCGCGGTGGTACCAGTGTGGGTCAAGGCACCTTGACTCGCTATTACAGCTTGCACACCTTCGTGTTGCCTTGGCTGATTGCCGTGTTCATGTTGCTGCACTTCTTAATGATTCGCAAGCAAGGTATTTCCGGTCCCTTGTAA